The DNA segment TCGACTCGACGTACTGGCTGGACCTCGGCACCCCGGCCGCGTTCGTGCGCGGCTCGGCCGACCTGGTGCTCGGGCGCGCGCCGTCGCCCGCGGTGCCGGGGCGCTGCGGTGACCAGCTGGTGCTGCCGACGGCCCAGGTGGCGCCGGACGCGAAGCTGACCGGGGGCACGGTGGTGGGGGAGGGCGCGTTCGTCGCGGAAGGCGCGCGGGTCTTCGGCTCGACGATCCTGCCGGGCGCGGTCATCGAGCCCGGCGCGGTCATCACGGACTCCCTGATCGGCACCCGCGCCCGCGTCGGCACCCGCTCGGTCCTCACCGGCACGGTCATCGGCGACGGCGCGGTCATCGGCCCCGACAACGAGCTGTGCGAGGGGGCGCGGGTGTGGTGCGACGCGCGTATCCCGGCGGGCGCGGTGCGGTTCTCTTCCGACCAGTAGTCCGGTGAGCCGGTGCGGCCACGGGGGGGGCCCGGCCCCTGACGGGGTGAGTGCGGGGCGGTGCCCCGGCTCCCTCGGGGATGGGGGCAGGCGGATCGCCGGGCGCGGCCGCGCGGTGGCTGGTCGCGCAGTTCCCCGCGCCCCTTCGGGACGGTCGGGGACCCGGCTCAGAGCAGTCCGATGTCCACGCGAGGCATCTTCGGGACGCGCCGGGCCGGGGTGAGGCCGCTCAGGAGGATCAGCCGGGCCGCCCGGTGCCGCTGCCCGGCGTACGGCTCCAGCAGACGCAGCATCTCGGAGTCGTCCGCGTGCCGGTCACCGGCCAGCGCCCACCCCACGATCCCCGGCAGATGCAGGTCCCCGACCGTCACCTCGTCCGCCGCCCCATGGCTGCGCTGCACCACCTCCGCCGACGTCCACACCCCCACCCCCGGCACGACCTCCAGCCGCGCCCGGGCCTCACCCGGGGGCATCTCCACCGTCTGCTCCAGCCGCGCGGCCAACCGGACCGCCCGCAGGATCGTGGACGCGCGCTTGTCGTCGACCCCGGCCCGATGCCACTCCCAGGAGGGAATCAACGCCCAGGTCCGTGCCGCGGGCATGACGGACATCGGCCGCTCACCGAGCCCCGCCGGTCCCGGCGCGGGCTCCCCGAACCGCCGTACCAGCAACCGCCACGCCCGGTACGCCTCGTCCGTCGTGACCTTCTGCTCCAGCACCGACGGGATCAACGACTCCAGCACCAGCCCGGTCCGCGTGAGCCGCAGCCCCGGCCGCCGGTGCCGGGCCAGCGCCACCGCCCGGTGCCGGGGCACGAACGCCTCCGGCTCGTCGGCCGCCCCGAGCAGCGCGGGCAGACCGTCGAGCAGCCACTGTGCCCCCGGCCCCCACGCCTCGCCGAGCACCTCACCGCCGCACGCCCGTACCCGCAGCGTGCCGGGGCCGGCCGGGGTGCGGCACGCCCGCCACACGGACCCGTCCGCCGTGGCCCGGAACGTCGGATCGCCGGCCCCGCGCCGCAGCGGCCCGAGCACCAGGCCCAGATCGAGCGGCCCCTCGGGCACCCACCGCCGCACCCGCGCGGGCACCGCGGCCTGCCGCGGTATCCCGCCCGCGCCGGCCGTAGGACCCGTACCGTCCGCGGACACGCCGGCCTGCCCACCGCGCACAGCCGTACGCGTGGGCCGCTGAACGAAACGTCCTGCCACGGATCAGATCCTCGATTGCCGGTGGGGCCGGTGGGGCCGGTGGGGCCGGTGGGGCCGAATGCCGCCGGTGCCGCCCTTCGAGACTAGGCGAGACCAGGCCCCCGGGCCGCCCCCGGCCCCCGGCCCTCCACTCACCGCGCCTCGATTCACCGCACCTCGATGAACGCCCCCGCGTCCCGGTCCGCTCGCGGGCCCGGCGCCTGGGCCGGATGCCCGATCGCCACCGCGCCCATCGGGTCCCACTCCGGGGGCAGCCCGAGCGTCTCGCGCACCACGTCCCGGCAGAACATCGTGGACGACACCCAGGCCGAGCCGAGGCGCTCCCCGGCCAGCGCCACCAGGAAGTTCTGCACGCCCGCGCCCATGGCGACGACGAACATCTCCCGCTCGGCACCGTCGCGCCGCGCGTCCCCGTAGTGGTGCGAGCCGTCCATGACGAGGCACGGCACCACGAGGTACGGCGCGTCGCGCAGCACCTCGCCGCGCCGGACGCGCTTGGCGACGGACTCCTCGCTCCTGCCGTCCCGGCGCAGGTCGGCGATCCAGGCGTCCCGCATCGCGTCCAGCAGCCGGTTCCGCGACGCGGCCGACTCCAGCAGCACGAACCGCCAGGGCGTGGTGTGGTGCGGCGCGGGCGCCGTCACGGCCGCCGCCACCGCCCGCCGTACCGAACCCGGGTCCACCGGCTCCTCGGTGAACGCCCTGACGGTGCGCCTGAGGGTCACGGCCTCGCGGACCGCCTCGGAGGTGCCGAGCCGGAACATGTCGTCGGCCGCGGCCCGCACCAGCGCCCGCGCGCCCGTGTCCGCCTCGCCGTCCCGCTCCACCACCTGGGACAGGCCGCGCACCACGGCGACCGGCCGTCCCCCGGCCTTGCCCTTCACCAGGTCACCGGCGGCGGCCAGCTCGTCCGCCGTGGCCACCACGGTGGCGCTGAGCGGATTGCCGTACGCGTCCGTGCCCCCGCGCAGATCGTCCAGCACCCGCACCCCGGCGGCGCCGATCGCCACGTCCGTGAGCCCCGCGCGCCAGGGCCGCCCGAAGGTGTCGCTGACGATCACCCCGACCTCGACCCCGAGGGCATCGCGCAGGCCCTCGCGGATCGCCCGGGCGGACGCGTCCGGGTCCTCGGGCAGCAACAGCACGGTCCCGGCGGGGGTGTTGGAGGCGTCGACCCCGGCCGCGGCCATGACCAGGCCCTGCCGGTTCTCCACGATCCGCAGGGCACCCCGGCGGGCCACCACCCGCACGGTCTCCGCGTCGATCGCGGCCTCCCGGTCGGTGGCCCGGACGATCCGGCCCTCCGCCTTGGACACGATCTTGGAGGTGACGACCACCACGTCCCCGTCGGCCAGGCCGGGCTCGGCGACGGCGATCAGCTTGGCGAGGTCGTCGCCCCGCTGCACCTCGGGCAGCCCGGCCGGCGCCCAGACCTGGAACGCGGGACGCTCCGCGCGGTCCACGCTCACGCGCCCCGCACCTCCTCGGCCAGCGTCAGCGCCTCCCGCGCCATCTGCGCGGTCGCGGCCAGATCGGTCATCATCAGCGGTACGGCACGGCAGCGGATGCCGTCGGCCTCCACGCGCTCGACCACGGCGGCGTCCACGGTGTCGACCAGCCAGCCGTCCAGCAGCCCTGAGCCGTAGTGCTCGGCGACCGCGGCGGCCGTGGACTCCACGCCGACCGCGGCGAGCACCTTGTCCGCCATCCCGCGCACCGGCGCGTCACCGACGATGGGGGACAGGCCGACCACGGGCACGCCCGCGTCCGCGATGGCCTCCCTGATGCCGGGGACCGCGAGGATCGTGCCGATGGACACGACCGGGTTGGACGGCGGGAAGAGGATGACGTCCGCCTCGGCGATCGCCTCCAGGACGCCGGGGGCCGGCTTGGAGTGCTCGGCGCCGACCGGGACGACGGCCTGCGCGGGCACCCCGGCCCGCATCCGCACCCAGTACTCCTGGAAGTGCACCGCCTTGCGCTCCCCGTCGACCTCGACGGCCACATGCGTCTCCACGCGGTCGTCGGTCATCGGGATCAGCTTCACGCCCGGCTTCCACCGGTCGCACAGTGCCGCGGTGACCGCGCTCAGCGGATAGCCGGCGCCGAGCATCTGCGTCCGCACGATGTGCGTGGCGAAGTCCCGGTCGCCGAGCCCGAACCACTCGGGGCCCACCCCGTAGGCCGCCAGTTCCTCCTTGAGATGGAAGGTCTCCTCGGACCGTCCCCAGCCCTGCTCCTCGTTGATGCCGCCGCCGAGCGTGTACATCACCGTGTCGAGGTCCGGGCAGACCTTCAGCCCGAAGAGGTGGATGTCGTCGCCGGTGTTGCCGATCACCGTGACGTCCGCGTCCGGCGCCGCCTGCTGGAGACCCCGCAGGAACCGTGCACCACCGATACCGCCTGCCAGAACCACAATGCGCATGGGAACCAGTCTTGCAGGAGCGTCCGACAACGCGTCAGGCAGTCACCGGACGCGCTGCGCAGGAGGGGGAGGCGTGCGCCCCGGCGTGCGCCGCGGGGTGCATGGGCATCTCGGTAAGACCCGGGTAGTAGATGTGCAGGCTGACCGCCGGTTCCAGCGCGTCGTTGACGACCTCGTGCGCGTACCCCGGCGCGAACACGTGTTGTGCGCCGGGCGTGAGCGTCCTGGCACCGCGCCGGGTGTGCTCGGTGAGCGTGCCCTCCAGGACGGTGAGGACACCGGAGGAGCGGCCGTGGTCGTGCCGCCCGGTGCCCTGACCCGGCACCCAGGACAGCAGCCAGACCTCGTAACCGGGGCCGGTGCGCAGCCGGTGGTACCAGCGGGTCGTGGCGTCGTAGCGCACGAGGTCCGCCCACTGGGCGCGGTCGGCGGCGATGGCGCGGGCCAGGCCGGCGAACTCGGCGACGGTGGCCGGGTGCTCGCGCGGCGGCTGGAGCAGGTGCGGGACCTCGAGCAGGTCACCGGCGATCTGGAGGTCGTTGTCGCTGTTCATGGGGGTGTGCTGGTTCCTCGGCGGAGAAGAGTGAAAGCCCGTCAGGAGGGGCTGCGAAGGAAGAACGACCGAGCCGCACGGAGGCGAGGCGTCGGCCACAGCCGGAGCGAAGACCTGCGAAAAGCGAAGAAGAGGCCGGCTCAACAGCTGGAACAGCGACAACAGCTACAGCGGGCCCGGGCAGCACCGTGGGACCCGGCGGTGCGGGTCGAGGTGGGTACCGAGTTCGCGAGCATGCCCACTAGGACAACGGTTCACACCAGTGCTGTCAACTCGATGACCGCCATGTGGGACACATTTCACCCCATCCGGGTCATCTGGCGTGCATGAGGTTTGCTCTTCGGGGCACCGGGACACATGGGGCACATCCGAGCGCTCGTCGGGCCATGCAACGCGATCGAACGCCAGAACGTCTTTCTCTGCGTCAAGGGGCCGTGCAGGCCCCGGCGGAGCGCGGCGGTCCGGCGGACCCCGGTCGCGCGTCCGGCGGCGGCCCGGTCGTGTGTCGTAGTTTATGGCGATTTGAACACTTTCCGCATGGCCTTGGTTCCGCAGAGTGAATAACGGGCTCAATAGCAGATCTCGGCTTGACTCGCCCGGAGCAGCACACTTGTAATTTCACTCGTGTCGTTCAGCCGAAATCGGTAACGGCGTACGCACGGGGACGTGAAAGACAGACGAGGGGCGCACATGACCGAGCTGGTGCAGCAACTGCTGGTCGACGACGCGGACGAGGAACTCGGCTGGCAGGAGCGCGCGCTGTGCGCCCAGACCGACCCCGAGTCCTTCTTTCCCGAGAAGGGCGGCTCCACCAGAGAGGCGAAGAAGGTCTGCCTCGCCTGCGAGGTCCGCTCCGAATGCCTCGAGTACGCCCTCGCCAACGACGAGCGCTTCGGCATCTGGGGCGGCCTGTCCGAGCGGGAGCGCCGCCGCCTGAAGAAGGCCGCCGTCTGACCGCGCACCAGCGCCGCGGGCACCCGGTACATACCCGCGCCATACGCGAGAAAACATCACGAACGGCCCGTGGCCCGTGGGTTGTCCACAGGGGGCGGGCCGTCGTCGTGGGCAGCCGATAGTGTGGTCGCTCGTCCGAGACGACCCGCTGTCCCCGCGAGCCCATCGAGGCCGGGGGACCGCAGGTGTCCACCGCAGTCCAGCGAACCGGGGCCCGTACCTCGATGTCCGTGCACAGCCATACGGCAGCCCAAGACCCGGCCGCCGCAGCAGCGTTCGACCCAGCCCGCCAGGCGCCGTACGACCCGGCCCACCAGGCGGCGTTCGATCCGGCCCGCCCCCCCGAGTTTCCGCGTCACGTCGTCACCGCCGTCCTCGTCTCCCACGACGGCGCGCGCTGGCTGCCCGACGCGATCGCCGGGCTGCTCGGCCAGGAACGCCCCGTCCAGCACGCGGTGGCCGCCGACACCGGCAGCGCGGACAACTCCGCCCAGCTGCTCGGCGAAGCCCTCGGCGACGCGGGCGTGCTGCACCTCGCCCGCCGCACCGGCTTCGGCCAGGCCGTCGAGGAGGCGAGCCGCACCGTCCCCGTGCTCACCCCGGACGAGCTGCCGTACCTCAAGCGCCCCAGCGGCTGGGACCCGGTCACCCGCACCTGGCGCGACGACGCCTACGACCTGCCCGAACTGCCCTACGGCGAACCGGTCCAGTGGCTCTGGCTGCTGCACGACGACTGCGCCCCCGAACCCGACGCCCTCGCCCAGCTGCTGAAGGTCGTCGAGAACGAACTCGAACTGGGCCGCGACGACGTGGCGATCGTCGGCCCCAAACTCCGCGGCTGGTACGACCGCAGGCAGCTGCTGGAGGTCGGCGTCTCCATCGCCGACTCCGGCCGCCGCTGGACCGGTCTGGACCGCCGCGAACAGGACCAGGGCCAGCACGACCACGTCCGCACCGTCCTGTCCGTCTCCACCGCCGGCATGCTGATCCGCCGCGACGTCTTCGAACAGCTCGGCGGCTTCGACCGCCGGCTGCCCCTGATGCGCGACGACGTGGACCTGTGCTGGCGCGCCCATCTCGCCGGCCACCGCGTCCTGATCGCCCCCGACGCCGTCGTACGACACGCCGAGGCCGCCTCCCGCGAGCGCCGCGTCGTGGACTGCGTGGGCCGCACCGCCGCCTCCCCGCACAAGGTCGACAAGGCCGGCGCCGTCCACACCCTGCTCGCCAACACCCGTACCGCCGCGCTGCCCTGGGTGATGCTGCGGATCGTCCTCGGCACCCTGCTGCGCACCGTCGCCTACCTGGTCGGCAAGGTCCCGGGCCAGGCCGTCGACGAGATCCGCGGCCTGCTGGGCACCCTGCTGCGCCCCGAGCGGATCATCGCCGCCCGGCGCAGCCGCGGCACCCCGCGGATCGGCAAGGACGAACTGCGCGCCCTGTTCCCACCGCCCGGCGCCACCATCCGCGCCACCGTGGAGCAGTTCGCGGGCAACTTCACCGGCACCTCCGACACCGACACCACGGCCGGCCGGCACGGCGGCGCCGTGGAGTCCGGCCCCGGCGGCGACGACGCCGACTTCCTGGAGGTCGAGCAGTTCGTCCGCCTCAAGCGGATCGCCCGCAGGCCCGGCCCGGTGCTCTTCCTCGCCCTGCTGGTCATCTCCCTGGTCGCCTGCCGCGCCCTGCTCACCGGCGGCGCGCTCGGCGGCGGCGCCCTGCTGCCCGCCCCGGCGAGCGCCGGCGAACTGTGGTCCCGCTTCGCGGACGCCTGGCACCCGGTCGGCACCGGCGGCACCCCCGCCGCACCGCCGTACCTCGCCCTCGTCGCCACCCTGGCCACCCTGCTGTTCGGCTCCGCCGGAGTCGCGGTCACCGTGCTGCTGGTCTGCTCGGTGCCGCTCGCCGGGTGCACCGCCTACTTCGCCTCCCGGCCCCTGGTCACCTCCCGGCTGCTGCGTGCCTGGGCGGCCGTCGCCTACGCCTTCCTGCCCGCCACCACCGGCGCCCTGGCCGGCGGCCGCGTCGGCGCCGCCGTACTCGCCGTACTGCTGCCGCTGATCGCCCGCGCGGGCATCGCCGCGAGCGGCCTCACCAGCCGCACCGGCGCCCGCGGCAGCTGGCGCGCCACCTGGGCGTACGCACTGCTGCTGACCATCACCACCGCCTTCACCCCGATCGTGTGGCCCGTCGCGCTGATCCTCGGCCTCGGTGTGCTCGTGCTGCGCCGCGCCGACCTGATCGCCCACGGCCTGCGCCTGCTCGTCCAGCTCGGCACCCCGCTGCTGCTCCTCGCCCCCTGGTCGCTGACCCTGCTGCCGACCGGCTTCTTCGAGGAGGCGGGTCTGGCGTACGGCGCCTCGTCCGCCTCCGCGCTCGACCTGCTCGGCGCCAGCCCCGGCGGCCCCGGCACCATGAGCGGCCTGCTGCTGCTCGGCGTCGTGCTCGCCGCCCTCGCCGCGCTGCTGCGCTCCGAGCGGCAGCTGGGCATCCGCACCGCCTGGGTGGTCGCCCTGATCGGCCTCGTCCTCGCGGTCCTCGCCAACCGGTCCGCCTGGGCGGGCCCGGCCACCCTCGTCTACGGCATCGCCCTGCTGGCCGCCGCCGTCCTCGGCGCCGACGGCGCCCGCGCGCGGGTGGCCGAGCAGAGCTTCGGCTGGCGCCAGCCGGTGGCCGCCCTGATCGCGCTCGCCGCCGCCGTGGGCCCGCTGCTGCTCGCCGCCGCCTGGATGGTCCGCGGCGCCGACGGCCCCGTGCAGCGCCGCGACCCGGCCCAGGTGCCCGCGTTCGTCGCCGAGGACTCCACCACCGGCGACCGGGCCCGCACCCTCGTCCTGGACAGCGACTCCACCGCGCACGTCGGCTACACCCTGGTGCGCGGCGCCGGCGCCCGCATGGGAGACGCCGAATTCGCGGCCGCCGACGGCCAGAACGCCCGCCTGGACAAGGTCGTCGCCAACCTGGTCGCCGGCTCCGGCGCCGACCAGGCCGACGAACTCGGCGGCTTCGCCGTGCGCTACGTCCTCGTCCACAAGGGCGCGCCCCGCGACATCACCCGCGTCCTGGACGCCACCCCCGGCCTGGCCCGGCTCAGCCAGCAGAACGGCAACGCCCTGTGGCGCGTCGACCAAGAGGTCTCCCGCGCGGTCATCCTGCCCGCCGGTACCTCGGACTCCGTCGACTCCGGCAGCAGCCGACCGGTCGAGGCCGGACCGGTGGACATCCACACCACCGTGCCCGCCGGCTCCGACGGCCGTGTCCTGCGCCTCGCCGACAGCGCCGCCCCCGGCTGGACCGCCACCCTCGACGGCAAGCCGCTCACCCGCACCACCGTCGACGGCTGGGCCCAGGGCTTCCGGCTCCCGGCCGCCGGCGGCCGGCTGGACGTCACCTACGACGCGCCCCTCACCCACACCGCCTGGCTGTGGGCCCAGGGCGCGCTCGCGATCGTGCTGGTCGTCCTCGCCCTGCCGGGCCGCCGCCGCGACGTGGACGACGACCTCCCCGAGGAGGAGCCGCCGCCCGCGCAGGCCCCCACGGGCGAGGGCCGCCGCGCCCGCCGGCTGCGCGCCCAGGCCGAGGAGGAGGCCGCGGGGGGAGCGCCCGTAGGGGAGACGCCCATGGGGGAGACGCCCATGGGGGAGACGCCCATGGGGGAGACGCCCATGGGGGAGATGCCCGTAGGGGAGGCCCCGGCGGCCCCTCAGGCGCCCCCCGCCCCGGCCGAGCCCCAGATCCCGCACCAGCAGCCGTACGACCCCTCCTACGACGAGTCGTACGCCACCCCCTACGCGAACACCCCGTACCCCGGTTACGGCGACGACGCCTACCAGCAGGGCGGCTACGACCCGCAGGCGTACCAGACCGACCCCTACGGCACGGCGCCGTACGACCCGTACGCCTACGGCGGCACCGCCGAGCAGCACCAGCAGCCGTACGACCCGGCGGCGTACCAGCAGCAGGGCTACGACCCGGAGTACGACCCCGCCCAGCAGGGCTACGACCCCGCCCAGCCGCCCCACGGCACCGGCAGTGAGCGCCCCGACGGGAGCCAGCAGTGAACCGCACCACCCTGTCCTTGATCGCCGGCACCACCGCGCTGGCCGCCGTCACCGCGGTCGCCGCGCTGGCCACCCCGTCCGCGTCCGGCGCGCCCGCGC comes from the Streptomyces sp. SUK 48 genome and includes:
- a CDS encoding DNA-3-methyladenine glycosylase 2 family protein, which produces MAGRFVQRPTRTAVRGGQAGVSADGTGPTAGAGGIPRQAAVPARVRRWVPEGPLDLGLVLGPLRRGAGDPTFRATADGSVWRACRTPAGPGTLRVRACGGEVLGEAWGPGAQWLLDGLPALLGAADEPEAFVPRHRAVALARHRRPGLRLTRTGLVLESLIPSVLEQKVTTDEAYRAWRLLVRRFGEPAPGPAGLGERPMSVMPAARTWALIPSWEWHRAGVDDKRASTILRAVRLAARLEQTVEMPPGEARARLEVVPGVGVWTSAEVVQRSHGAADEVTVGDLHLPGIVGWALAGDRHADDSEMLRLLEPYAGQRHRAARLILLSGLTPARRVPKMPRVDIGLL
- a CDS encoding coenzyme F420-0:L-glutamate ligase, with translation MSVDRAERPAFQVWAPAGLPEVQRGDDLAKLIAVAEPGLADGDVVVVTSKIVSKAEGRIVRATDREAAIDAETVRVVARRGALRIVENRQGLVMAAAGVDASNTPAGTVLLLPEDPDASARAIREGLRDALGVEVGVIVSDTFGRPWRAGLTDVAIGAAGVRVLDDLRGGTDAYGNPLSATVVATADELAAAGDLVKGKAGGRPVAVVRGLSQVVERDGEADTGARALVRAAADDMFRLGTSEAVREAVTLRRTVRAFTEEPVDPGSVRRAVAAAVTAPAPHHTTPWRFVLLESAASRNRLLDAMRDAWIADLRRDGRSEESVAKRVRRGEVLRDAPYLVVPCLVMDGSHHYGDARRDGAEREMFVVAMGAGVQNFLVALAGERLGSAWVSSTMFCRDVVRETLGLPPEWDPMGAVAIGHPAQAPGPRADRDAGAFIEVR
- the cofD gene encoding 2-phospho-L-lactate transferase, which produces MRIVVLAGGIGGARFLRGLQQAAPDADVTVIGNTGDDIHLFGLKVCPDLDTVMYTLGGGINEEQGWGRSEETFHLKEELAAYGVGPEWFGLGDRDFATHIVRTQMLGAGYPLSAVTAALCDRWKPGVKLIPMTDDRVETHVAVEVDGERKAVHFQEYWVRMRAGVPAQAVVPVGAEHSKPAPGVLEAIAEADVILFPPSNPVVSIGTILAVPGIREAIADAGVPVVGLSPIVGDAPVRGMADKVLAAVGVESTAAAVAEHYGSGLLDGWLVDTVDAAVVERVEADGIRCRAVPLMMTDLAATAQMAREALTLAEEVRGA
- a CDS encoding cysteine dioxygenase family protein, with the translated sequence MNSDNDLQIAGDLLEVPHLLQPPREHPATVAEFAGLARAIAADRAQWADLVRYDATTRWYHRLRTGPGYEVWLLSWVPGQGTGRHDHGRSSGVLTVLEGTLTEHTRRGARTLTPGAQHVFAPGYAHEVVNDALEPAVSLHIYYPGLTEMPMHPAAHAGAHASPSCAARPVTA
- a CDS encoding WhiB family transcriptional regulator; translated protein: MTELVQQLLVDDADEELGWQERALCAQTDPESFFPEKGGSTREAKKVCLACEVRSECLEYALANDERFGIWGGLSERERRRLKKAAV
- a CDS encoding glycosyltransferase family 2 protein; translated protein: MSVHSHTAAQDPAAAAAFDPARQAPYDPAHQAAFDPARPPEFPRHVVTAVLVSHDGARWLPDAIAGLLGQERPVQHAVAADTGSADNSAQLLGEALGDAGVLHLARRTGFGQAVEEASRTVPVLTPDELPYLKRPSGWDPVTRTWRDDAYDLPELPYGEPVQWLWLLHDDCAPEPDALAQLLKVVENELELGRDDVAIVGPKLRGWYDRRQLLEVGVSIADSGRRWTGLDRREQDQGQHDHVRTVLSVSTAGMLIRRDVFEQLGGFDRRLPLMRDDVDLCWRAHLAGHRVLIAPDAVVRHAEAASRERRVVDCVGRTAASPHKVDKAGAVHTLLANTRTAALPWVMLRIVLGTLLRTVAYLVGKVPGQAVDEIRGLLGTLLRPERIIAARRSRGTPRIGKDELRALFPPPGATIRATVEQFAGNFTGTSDTDTTAGRHGGAVESGPGGDDADFLEVEQFVRLKRIARRPGPVLFLALLVISLVACRALLTGGALGGGALLPAPASAGELWSRFADAWHPVGTGGTPAAPPYLALVATLATLLFGSAGVAVTVLLVCSVPLAGCTAYFASRPLVTSRLLRAWAAVAYAFLPATTGALAGGRVGAAVLAVLLPLIARAGIAASGLTSRTGARGSWRATWAYALLLTITTAFTPIVWPVALILGLGVLVLRRADLIAHGLRLLVQLGTPLLLLAPWSLTLLPTGFFEEAGLAYGASSASALDLLGASPGGPGTMSGLLLLGVVLAALAALLRSERQLGIRTAWVVALIGLVLAVLANRSAWAGPATLVYGIALLAAAVLGADGARARVAEQSFGWRQPVAALIALAAAVGPLLLAAAWMVRGADGPVQRRDPAQVPAFVAEDSTTGDRARTLVLDSDSTAHVGYTLVRGAGARMGDAEFAAADGQNARLDKVVANLVAGSGADQADELGGFAVRYVLVHKGAPRDITRVLDATPGLARLSQQNGNALWRVDQEVSRAVILPAGTSDSVDSGSSRPVEAGPVDIHTTVPAGSDGRVLRLADSAAPGWTATLDGKPLTRTTVDGWAQGFRLPAAGGRLDVTYDAPLTHTAWLWAQGALAIVLVVLALPGRRRDVDDDLPEEEPPPAQAPTGEGRRARRLRAQAEEEAAGGAPVGETPMGETPMGETPMGETPMGEMPVGEAPAAPQAPPAPAEPQIPHQQPYDPSYDESYATPYANTPYPGYGDDAYQQGGYDPQAYQTDPYGTAPYDPYAYGGTAEQHQQPYDPAAYQQQGYDPEYDPAQQGYDPAQPPHGTGSERPDGSQQ